In the genome of Brienomyrus brachyistius isolate T26 chromosome 17, BBRACH_0.4, whole genome shotgun sequence, one region contains:
- the numa1 gene encoding nuclear mitotic apparatus protein 1 isoform X2 → MALHRKKEEALLNWINSLHLDSPIDHIFLLQDGVILLKLIHQLKRQKTEVDAVLELPLQGRMDFISAFLQKDCRYKADRGTIVSWDNILTGKNLDIELSKVVVLLLYHSVMNGLLGLDRLGYDIEVELADVLRFVLNNEDSLYLSDNLEKILKKQSIFDFSSASSLSSFSDEESPVFSRRRRPEVQFLELKTVASSSVGSPIQDVVNTPQFQLRKLRKQLVQEREMRDELERELASSSQIITEREMQVSQLQHRVQRMMRDNEEQEQQPKEIEQLQRKNEGLLTRLHDVLKQCQELKTNKTQMERKIDDLTEENGILSVQMREIFSRLSSAEAAVEKLSAEQESSQVEWESKRALLESELGQAFSQKEYLNEQIQILQGKISILEDELSKAKVETLGGGEVMGPIMEWERLNQEIADLNNKLSRLQEIILQLQKEKKEIEMMHEVEKTKFEAEKARLEELVSELNKMLTVHRGEKEALEQALREQRVSLEARIETLTAHIASLTEAVQERELAVTNFSQKVDVERKRVENLTEEMEKQERFAQKTIQELHERVDHLGSVLNAKEEEARSNAEEWARERHEISHQQVVLMEARETISREMDAIALEYQHFRQEKEEVACKLNQQIVLLEEQQSMERSLLSELRKEKQELEQKVSFIEATVNNLRSRCHGLELDSETQRASHLEEVESLKRKLHKAESILGVYEGKLADHQKIVEEHIALRDELSAAAECAKGLRDELEAERSKHKETLAAQLQSKSQMMEEMRKLEEKTKNMSVEVQHLGQQLSKVQQEKMQVEACMAKLMEEGREMQRGLNSARDQAFLTIKEREAEILKLRSEAEALSSKLILAEEAKAIELAKKDDEMQVLSKEMKQIQMELGSVKKAKDDMELDLQSSIEKRQEQLLLLRFQMNELEESAHQKETEIEVLQTKLSNKDEELKAFRLREKVEREELQKQLKQEEDRCLMYKQEIVVKDKEVHNLKMAMVAKEEEINSLMQNIHSGEEKASAFQDLQEKRLEEQKQAISTLEIRLSDAQRLLEEKASSIEMQTSQVIRLQRDLSVEQERVVSVEHSMKVSDAALIHCKLEKDALQNEVTSLQELAKKLKGELEELKREHENLRCQVAETEAQHNKSEERIAQLQAKLETASTLASEKDSRLESLHAELKERDSLRIQAAEMEARHKELEENIAQLQAQLGTASALATEKDSRLESLHAELKERDSLRIQAAEMETRHKELEENIAQLQAQLGTASTLATEKDSRLESLHAELKERDSLRIQAAEMEARHKELEENIAQLQAQLGTASTLATEKDSRLESLHAELKERDSLRIQAAEMETRHKELEENIAQLQAQLGTASTLATEKDSRLESLHAELKERDSLRIQAAEMETRHKELEENIAQLQAQLGTASTLATEKDSRLESLHAELKERDSLRIQAAEMETRHKELEENIAQLQAQLGTASALATEKDARLESLHAELKERDSLRIQAAEMETRHKELEENIAQLQAQLGTASALATEKDSRLESLHAELKERDSLRIQAAEMETRHKELEENIAQLQAQLGTASTLASGKQSELDLLHKEVREREKLRIRAVEDEEAKYKELEERFIELQRHVIEASTLASERKSQLDSLHNEMKEKDYVVKTQRMELESTVTQLKEQLHTATSLAAVNEKLNEDMQRLDVIRQESMERDALQIRAIAEDLKRKEMEETIVKLKAEILAHTTKLEHLNKRHQQQLSVLRNENEMLLSLKESMVKEQEVSQRVKVSLESKLKLAGQKLSVLLPLQECKAENERLIGELQEQLQVKTEALGRYKAQVEVTKTHYNGKKQQLLEVQEKAQTLESTLESRDQEVKVLRSDMKLLQIELDQAKLSEKDLTLKVNSLQAQVDYADRQLREYAKHATDTTLNTCKPPSQEERNEKQADLSKDSLEDSLSATWKPLAREESSTPLVRSSERLRAKRRALADDSIDTIYFTPMASNCPKRKLENSIMSLGELAIDSTKKSNSARRRTTQVINITMTKKTPGKAEVDGENSLFSSLHSAQSVPNIASQRNRPISMEFFEEPVGGSSDHLLSLPGYRRSTIHSHVPPRAISTYCVGAENEPDITDNWKRIAELQARNKACLPHLKSSYPLESRPSLGMPLFNITDEDLRTGDPMETIRRASMLPDQIGEGIASRRSTMLPGQIGEGMASRRSTMLPGQIGAGLESRRVSVLPKPASAVGQNAGGSVVSLKRQGDNLLESDTPEAKKMSSCFPRPMQSSQLKSPNTPAERRQSVMFSVDNTPHKNTKNSILQRGINKMRSSTRKSPGSISKISGSGTNKIPRSRKSPQTDAAKPQRRSPRINCRKSPKITASAKKSVNSTDNGVPVTNEDMTAAAVLVWPDASHPDKHHSN, encoded by the exons ATGGCTCTTCATAGAAAAAAAGAGGAGGCTTTATTAAACTGG ATAAACAGTCTCCATCTGGACAGTCCAATAGACCACATCTTCCTCTTACAAGACGGTGTCATTCTGTTGAAACTCATACACCAATT AAAGAGGCAAAAAACGGAAGTGGACGCTGTTTTGGAGCTGCCCCTGCAGGGAAGAATGGATTTTATATCTGCATTTTTACAAA AGGATTGCAGATATAAAGCTGACAGAGGTACCATTGTATCCTGGGACAACATTCTAACAGGCAAAAACCTTGATATCGAGCTATCAAAG GTGGTTGTTCTGTTGTTGTACCATTCTGTCATGAACGGATTGCTGGGACTAGACAGACTGGGCTATGACATAGAG GTGGAGCTAGCTGATGTACTTCGCTTTGTTTTGAACAATGAAGACAGCCTTTACCTGAGTGATAATTTGGAGAAAATTCTCAAAAAACAAT CAATTTTTGATTTCTCCAGTGCATCCAGTTTGTCGAGTTTCAGTGATGAGGAGTCGCCAGTTTTCTCCAGACGACGGAGGCCAGAAGTTCAGTTCCTGGAGCTGAAAACTGTGGCATCGAGTTCTGTTGG GTCACCCATACAGGATGTAGTAAACACACCTCAGTTTCAGCTTAGGAAACTGCGGAAGCAGTTGGTCCAGGAAAGGGAGATGAGGGATGAGCTGGAACGAGAGCTTGCCAGCAGCAGTCAGATCATCACAGAGAGGG AGATGCAGGTTTCCCAGCTTCAGCACAGAGTCCAGAGAATGATGAGGGACAACGAGGAACAAGAGCAACAGCCTAAGGAGATTGAGCAACTGCAGAGAAAAAACGAAGG GCTCTTGACTCGGTTGCATGATGTTCTGAAGCAGTGCCaagaactgaaaacaaataAAACTCAAATGGAGAGGAAGATTGATGACTTAACAGAAGAAAATGGAATTCTCTCTGTCCAG ATGCGAGAGATTTTTTCTCGCTTGTCAAGTGCTGAGGCAGCTGTAGAGAAACTGAGTGCAGAGCAGGAATCTTCACAGGTGGAATGGGAAAGTAAGAGGGCTCTTCTTGAGAGTGAACTTGGCCAGGCTTTCTCTCAAAAG GAGTACTTGAATGAGCAAATCCAGATTCTGCAGGGAAAGATCTCCATTCTTGAGGATGAACTTAGCAAGGCAAAGGTTGAAACTCTGGGGGGAGGTGAAGTCATGGGTCCCATTATGGAG TGGGAACGACTGAACCAAGAGATTGCTGACTTGAATAACAAGCTGTCTCGGCTTCAAGAAATCATCCTTCAActgcagaaggaaaaaaaagaaattgaaaTGATGCATGAGGTAGAAAAGACCAAATTCGAGGCCGAGAAAGCTCGTTTAGAAGAACTTGTATCTGAGCTGAATAAAATGCTGACTGTCCACCGGGGTGAGAAGGAGGCATTGGAACAAGCATTAAGGGAGCAACGGGTGTCACTGGAAGCACGGATCGAAACCTTAACAGCACATATTGCATCTCTGACAGAAGCTGTTCAGGAGAGGGAGTTGGCTGTGACTAATTTCAGTCAGAAGGTAGATGTGGAACGTAAGAGGGTGGAGAACCTGACAGAGGAGATGGAAAAACAGGAACGGTTTGCCCAGAAAACAATCCAGGAACTTCATGAGAGGGTAGATCACCTTGGCTCTGTCCTGAATGCAAAGGAAGAGGAAGCACGTTCTAATGCAGAGGAGTGGGCTCGGGAAAGGCATGAGATCTCCCACCAACAGGTGGTGCTGATGGAGGCCAGGGAGACCATTTCCAGGGAAATGGATGCCATTGCCCTAGAGTATCAACATTTTCGGCAAGAGAAAGAAGAGGTAGCCTGCAAGCTGAACCAGCAGATTGTACTCCTGGAAGAACAACAGAGTATGGAGCGGTCTCTCTTGTCAGAGCTCAGAAAAGAGAAGCAAGAACTGGAGCAGAAAGTTTCATTTATAGAAGCTACAGTGAATAATCTCAGATCTAGATGTCACGGCTTGGAGTTGGACAGTGAAACACAAAGAGCCAGCCACCTGGAAGAAGTGGAGTCTCTGAAGAGAAAGCTGCATAAAGCAGAAAGTATCCTTGGAGTTTATGAAGGAAAGCTGGCTGATCATCAAAAGATTGTTGAGGAGCATATAGCTCTTCGTGATGAACTCTCTGCTGCAGCAGAATGTGCTAAAGGTTTAAGGGATGAGCTGGAAGCGGAGAGAAGCAAACATAAAGAGACCCTTGCAGCTCAGCTCCAGAGCAAATCCCAAATGATGGAGGAAATGAGGAAGCTTGAAGAGAAGACAAAGAATATGTCTGTGGAGGTGCAGCACCTGGGCCAGCAACTGAGCAAAGTGCAGCAGGAGAAAATGCAGGTTGAAGCCTGTATGGCAAAGCTGATGGAGGAGGGCAGAGAGATGCAAAGGGGACTAAATTCCGCACGCGATCAAGCCTTCCTCACAATCAAGGAAAGAGAAGCAGAGATATTAAAGTTGAGGTCAGAGGCCGAAGCTCTGTCAAGCAAGCTAATTTTGGCAGAGGAGGCCAAAGCTATAGAGTTGGCAAAAAAAGATGACGAAATGCAGGTTCTGTCTAAGGAGATGAAGCAAATCCAGATGGAACTGGGGAGTGTGAAGAAAGCTAAAGATGATATGGAGCTTGATCTGCAGTCTAGTATTGAGAAACGGCAGGAACAGCTCCTATTGTTGCGCTTTCAGATGAATGAGTTGGAAGAATCTGCACATCAAAAGGAGACTGAAATTGAGGTTTTGCAGACCAAGCTTTCTAACAAAGATGAAGAATTAAAGGCTTTTCGTCTTCGTGAAAAAGTTGAAAGGGAGGAACTGCAAAAACAACTTAAACAGGAAGAAGACAGATGCTTGATGTACAAACAAGAAATAGTTGTAAAGGACAAGGAGGTTCACAATTTGAAGATGGCAATGGTGGcaaaagaggaagaaataaattcattaatgcagaacATCCATTCTGGGGAAGAAAAGGCATCAGCTTTTCAAGATCTGCAGGAGAAAAGACTTGAGGAGCAAAAGCAAGCCATATCTACTCTTGAAATTAGGTTATCTGATGCTCAGAGACTGTTAGAGGAGAAGGCCTCTTCCATTGAAATGCAGACTAGTCAAGTTATACGGTTGCAAAGAGATTTGTCTGTTGAGCAGGAACGGGTTGTTTCTGTGGAGCATAGTATGAAGGTGTCAGACGCTGCCCTCATACACTGTAAATTGGAGAAAGATGCTCTGCAAAATGAGGTTACCTCCTTGCAAGAACTTGCTAAAAAGCTTAAGGGAGAACTTGAAGAACTGAAGAGAGAACATGAGAACCTGAGATGTCAAGTTGCAGAAACTGAAGCTCAGCATAACAAATCTGAAGAGAGAATTGCTCAGCTTCAAGCCAAATTAGAGACAGCATCTACTCTTGCTTCTGAGAAGGACTCTCGGCTAGAATCACTTCATGCAGAACTGAAAGAGAGGGACAGCTTGAGAATCCAAGCTGCAGAAATGGAGGCTCGACATAAGGAACTGGAAGAGAACATTGCTCAGCTTCAAGCCCAGTTAGGGACAGCATCTGCTCTTGCTACTGAGAAGGACTCTCGGCTAGAATCACTTCATGCAGAACTGAAAGAGAGGGACAGCTTGAGAATCCAAGCTGCAGAAATGGAGACTCGACATAAGGAACTGGAAGAGAACATTGCTCAGCTTCAAGCCCAGTTAGGGACAGCATCTACCCTTGCTACTGAGAAGGACTCTCGGCTAGAATCACTTCATGCAGAACTGAAAGAGAGGGACAGCTTGAGAATCCAAGCTGCAGAAATGGAGGCTCGACATAAGGAACTGGAAGAGAACATTGCTCAGCTTCAAGCCCAGTTAGGGACAGCATCTACCCTTGCTACTGAGAAGGACTCTCGGCTAGAATCACTTCATGCAGAACTGAAAGAGAGGGACAGCTTGAGAATCCAAGCTGCAGAAATGGAGACTCGACATAAGGAACTGGAAGAGAACATTGCTCAGCTTCAAGCCCAGTTAGGGACAGCATCTACCCTTGCTACTGAGAAGGACTCTCGGCTAGAATCACTTCATGCAGAACTGAAAGAGAGGGACAGCTTGAGAATCCAAGCTGCAGAAATGGAGACTCGACATAAGGAACTGGAAGAGAACATTGCTCAGCTTCAAGCCCAGTTAGGGACAGCATCTACCCTTGCTACTGAGAAGGACTCTCGGCTAGAATCACTTCATGCAGAACTGAAAGAGAGGGACAGCTTGAGAATCCAAGCTGCAGAAATGGAGACTCGACATAAGGAACTGGAAGAGAACATTGCTCAGCTTCAAGCCCAGTTAGGGACAGCATCTGCTCTTGCTACTGAGAAGGACGCTCGGCTAGAATCACTTCATGCAGAACTGAAAGAGAGGGACAGCTTGAGAATCCAAGCTGCAGAAATGGAGACTCGACATAAGGAACTGGAAGAGAACATTGCTCAGCTTCAAGCCCAGTTAGGGACAGCATCTGCTCTTGCTACTGAGAAGGACTCTCGGCTAGAATCACTTCATGCAGAACTGAAAGAGAGGGACAGCTTGAGAATCCAAGCTGCAGAAATGGAGACTCGGCATAAGGAACTGGAAGAGAACATTGCTCAGCTTCAAGCCCAGTTAGGGACAGCATCTACCCTTGCTTCTGGGAAGCAGTCAGAGCTAGACTTGCTGCATAAagaggtgagagagagagagaagctgaGAATTAGAGCAGTGGAGGATGAAGAAGCAAAGTATAAGGAATTAGAAGAGCGGTTCATTGAGCTTCAGAGGCACGTCATTGAGGCATCAACTCTTGCCTCTGAGAGGAAATCCCAACTTGACTCATTGCATAATGAGATGAAGGAGAAGGACTATGTGGTCAAGACTCAGCGTATGGAGTTGGAATCCACTGTAACCCAACTGAAGGAACAGCTTCATACTGCCACCTCTCTTGCTGCTGtgaatgaaaaattaaatgaGGACATGCAAAGGCTTGACGTCATAAGGCAAGAGTCAATGGAAAGAGATGCGCTCCAGATTCGTGCTATAGCTGAGGAtctgaaaaggaaagaaatggaaGAGACTATAGTGAAGCTCAAGGCAGAGATCCTTGCACACACTACTAAACTTGAGCATCTTAATAAGAGGCACCAGCAGCAGCTCTCGGTGCTTAGGAATGAGAATGAAATGCTGTTGTCTTTGAAGGAGTCCATGGTGAAAGAGCAGGAGGTTTCCCAACGGGTGAAGGTCTCCCTGGAGAGCAAGTTGAAGCTTGCTGGGCAGAAGCTGTCTGTGCTTCTCCCCTTACAGGAGTGTAAGGCGGAGAACGAGAGGCTCATTGGTGAACTTCAGGAGCAGCTGCAGGTGAAAACTGAGGCACTGGGACGCTACAAAGCTCAG GTTGAGGTGACAAAGACCCACTACAATGGGAagaagcagcagctgctggaggtCCAGGAGAAGGCTCAAACGCTAGAGAGTACACTTGAGAGCAGAGATCAGGAGGTGAAGGTACTCAGGAGTGACATGAAGCTGCTGCAGATAGAGCTGGATCAGGCCAAGCTCTCAGAGAAAGACCTGACCTTAAAAGTGAACAGCCTGCAGGCTCAG GTTGACTATGCTGACAGGCAACTGAGGGAATATGCAAAGCATGCGACGGACACCACTCTGAATACCTGCAAGCCTCCTTCTCAAGAGGAACGGAATGAGAAGCAAGCAGACCTCAGCAAGGACAGCCTGGAAGACTCTCTCAGTGCTACCTG GAAGCCGCTGGCGCGTGAGGAGTCCAGCACGCCGCTGGTGCGCAGCTCGGAGCGCCTGAGGGCCAAGCGGCGAGCACTGGCTGACGACTCCATAGACACCATCTACTTCACCCCCATGGCCAGCAACTGCCCCAAGCGTAAGCTGGAGAACAGCATCATGTCGCTGGGCGAGCTTGCGATCGACTCCACCAAGAAGAGCAACTCTGCTCGCCGGCGGACCACACAGGTTATCAACATCACCATGACTAAG AAGACTCCAGGCAAAGCCGAGGTCGATGGTGAGAACAGCCTGTTCTCCAGTCTCCACTCCGCCCAATCGGTTCCCAACATCGCCTCGCAGAGAAATCGTCCGATCTCCATGGAATTCTTTGAGGAGCCTGTTGGGGGCAGCAGTGACCACCTCCTGAGTTTGCCGGGATACCGGCGCAGCACCATTCACAGCCACGTCCCGCCTCGCG CCATCAGCACGTATTGTGTGGGTGCCGAAAATGAACCCGACATCACCGACAACTGGAAGCGCATCGCTGAGCTCCAGGCCCGAAATAAAGCCTGTCTGCCCCACCTGAAGAGCAGCTACCCTCTGGAGTCTAGG CCCAGCCTGGGGATGCCGTTGTTTAACATCACAGACGAAGACCTGAGGACTGGAGACCCGATGGAGACGATTCGACGTGCTTCGATGCTCCCAGATCAGATTGGGGAAGGCATAGCTTCCCGGCGCTCTACCATGCTCCCTGGCCAGATTGGGGAAGGCATGGCTTCCCGGCGCTCTACCATGCTCCCTGGCCAGATTGGTGCCGGGCTGGAATCGCGTCGCGTCTCGGTGCTTCCTAAGCCGGCTTCTGCTGTTGGCCAGAATGCAGGAGGGTCTGTCGTCTCCCTGAAGCGCCAAGGCGATAACTTGCTGGAGTCGGACACGCCGGAA GCTAAGAAGATGTCAAGCTGCTTTCCTCGACCAATGCAGAGCAGTCAGCTCAAATCTCCCAATACTCCT GCTGAGCGCAGGCAGTCGGTGATGTTCAGTGTTGACAACACACCCCACAAGAATACCAAGAACAGCATTCTGCAGCGAGGCATCAACAAGATGCGGAGTAGCACCCGCAAGTCCCCAGGCTCCATCAGTAAAATCAGCGGATCCGGCACCAACAAGATCCCTCGCTCCAGGAAGTCTCCCCAAACCGATGCGGCCAAACCACAACGCCGGTCCCCCAGGATCAACTGCAGAAAATCCCCCAAAATCACCGCCAGTGCCAAGAAG AGTGTGAACTCAACAG ATAATGGCGTACCGGTCACGAATGAAGATATGACGGCTGCGGCTGTTCTGGTTTGGCCTGATGCTTCACACCCAGACAAGCATCATTCAAACTAA